In Halobacterium noricense, the genomic stretch CTCGTGGTCCATCGCCAGCACCGCCTGCTCCTCGCCGTACTCCTCGGGGTCGATGTCGCTGGGGTCATTCGGCAGCATACCCGGTAGTCCGAGCGCCGCGAAGATAAAGCCCGGCAAGCCAGCAGCGCGCTCGCCCACACTCCGACCTGCTACTCGCCCCAGTCGAACGCCGCGCTCGGGCCGCCGTCGGTGGCGGCAGCACTCGTGCGTCCGTCGCTGTTCGCACCAGCATCCCCGTCTGTGCCCCCGCCGGCGTCCTCCAGCACCTCGAACTCGCCGAGCAGCGCCGCGAGGTCTTCCGTGCGCTCCGCGAGCGCGGCCATCCGCTCGGCGACCTCGTCGGTCGCCGCGGTCTGCTCGTCGGCCGCCGCCGCGACCGTCTGTGCCTCAGCGGCGGTCTCTTCGCTGACGCTGCCGACCTCGTCGACCATCAGCGCGACGTCGCTGGTGGACTCGGCGCCCTGCTCGGTCGCCGCCGAAATCTCCTGCACGGCGGCGTTCACGTCCGTGACCTCGTCGACGATGGCGTCGAATTCGCGGAGCACGGTCTCGGCGTTCGCTATCTTCTCGTCGACCTCGTCGTTGACGTCGTCGATGGCGGCCACCGCCTCGTCGGCCTGCTCCGTCACCTCCGTGACGAGCGCGGAGATGTCGCCCGCCTGGTCGCTGGTTTCCGCCGCGAGCGTCTTCACCTCGTCGGCGACGACGGCGAACCCGTCGCCCTCGGCGCCCGTGCGCGCGGCCTCGATGGACGCGTTCAGCGCGAGCACGTTCGTCTCTTCGGCGATGTCCTCGATAACGGCGGTGATGCCGTCGATGCGGTCGACGGCGTCCGCCAGCGACGCCACCGTCTCCGCGACTGCACGGCTCTGCTCGCGGAGGTCGTGGAGTTCCTCGATGGTTTCCTCGACCTGCTCGCGGCCGGCTTTCCCGCGGTCGGCCGCGGATTGGGCGGTCTCGGCCACGTCGTCCGCACTCGCCGCAATTTCCTCGACCGACGCCGACAGCGTGTCCATCTCCGCGGCGACGTCGTTCAGGCGGTCGGTCTGCTGGGCGGCGCCCGCCGCAATTTCGTCCACGGAACTGCTCACTTCCGCGCTGTGCTCGGCGACGTCCGCGACCCGGCGGTCGGTCTCCCGGGACGTTGCGAGCACGTCGTCGGCGAACGACTGGATGTCCGCGACCGTGTCCCCCAGCGTCCCAACGAGCGCGTCGAAGTCCTCGACGACTTCGCGGTGCTCGGTGCCGACGTCAAGTCCCTCGGCGTCGATTGTCGCCGTCAGGTCGCCGCGCTGGGCAGCCTCCGTCGCCACCGACAGCGCGTCCACGAGCCGTTCGAGGCGCGCGGACTGCGCTTCGAGCTCGTCGGTCTTCGCCTCCAGCTCGCGCGTGTACGTCTCCATGCTGTCGGCCATCGCCGCGATGCTGTCCCCGAACTCGCCGGGCACCTCTTCGTCGAGCGCGGGGTCGTCGAACGCCTGTCGTGCGAGCGCGTCGGCCTGCCGGGACGCCGCCGCGAGGTTCGCCTGCATCTCCTCGAACGACCCCACGAGGTTCGCAATTTCGTCGCGGCGGTCGCTGTCCGGGACGTCGACGTCCTCGAACTCGCCCGCGGCAATCTCGGAGGCCGCCGCGTCGAGCGCGACCAGCGGCTCCACGAAGTCGCGCTTGGCGACGAGGTACGTGTTGTAGAACGCGACCGCCGACAGCACCAGCATCGCCGCGACGCCCGCGACCTGTACCGTTCCGCCCGCGAACAGGGCGAACGCCCCCATCGCGACCGCGCTCGCGAACTGCAGGCCGACCGCGGTCAGCATCTTCCGCTCGACCGACCCGTCCGCGCCGGCCAGCGCTATCGACCGCCAGAGCAGCGACTCGTACGTCCCCCGGAATGTCATGCCCGCGGCTTCGCGGGGACTCGTAAAAGGCAGCGACGGTGATTCCCAGAATCTCGGAGCTCGCTACTCGGTCGGCACGGGGCCGGTGCCGACGACTTCCCGGACGGCGTCCTCGAACTCGCGGCGCGTCTCGAAGTACGTGATGTCGACGTCTTCGAGGAGCGCTTCGAGTTTCTGGGAGCCGTCGGGCGTCCGGACGACCGAATCGCCCTCCTTGCGGGCGACCTCGCTCTTCTGCTGGGCCCACGTCAGTCGGGACGCCACGCGCGACAGCGGCGCGCCCTCGACCGGCTCGCCCTCGCCGAGTTCGACGGCGGGTTCCTCGTCCTCGTCGGTCTCGTCAGCCATACCCGGCGATTCGAGGGGGCGTGGATTCAACCTTTCGGAGCGTGGCCGAGCAACGCGAGGCCACGTTATGGCGAGCGGTGACCGCAGGGAACCGCGAGCAGCGTAGTCGAGAGTCACCGACCGACCCGCGAGCAGCGAGCCCTCCCGTCGCCCGCGCCGTCGAACGTCTGACGTACTGTTTTTACCCTGCACGTCTAACGGCCACGCATGACCAGCCTGGGGGAGACCTACGACCGGCGCGCGGGCGAGGCCAGCCAGCGACGCGTCTACCTCGGCACCGGCCTGTTCGCCGCGGGCGCGCTGCTCGTCGTCGGGGGGATTCTCGCCGGCGCGACGGGGCTCCTCATAAACAACGGCTTCGGGCAGTACGAGAGCCGGGAGATCGCGGGCATCCTCGCGGGATTGGGCGTCCCCGCGGTGTTCGTCGGCATCTTCACGGTGCTGCCCGCGAGCCGCGTCCAGCGCGCTGCCGCGGCCGTCGGTGCGGGCCTGACCGTCCTCGGCGTGATGTTGTTCCGGGCGACGTACCCGTACCTCTACGTCCCGAACTCGGGCGGCGTCCCGTCGACGGCGACGCTGGCGTTCGTGCTCGTCTACGCGGCCGGCATCATCACGACGTTCTGGTGTCTGTTCACCGCGGTCGCGACGTTCAAGACGCGCAACGACCCGGGCGGCAGCGTCACGCTCACCGTCACGAAGGACGGCGAGACGCACACCGTCGAGGTGCCCGCCGACGACGTCGAGAGCGCCCGCGAGAAACTCGCGTCCGGGAGTTTCGGCGGCGTCGGCGTCTTCGGTGGCGTCGAGGACCCCGACGAGCGCACTCGCGCGAACGCGTCCGAACCGAAGCCGTCGTCCCCGTCCACGCAGACAGAGTCGACG encodes the following:
- a CDS encoding methyl-accepting chemotaxis protein, with amino-acid sequence MTFRGTYESLLWRSIALAGADGSVERKMLTAVGLQFASAVAMGAFALFAGGTVQVAGVAAMLVLSAVAFYNTYLVAKRDFVEPLVALDAAASEIAAGEFEDVDVPDSDRRDEIANLVGSFEEMQANLAAASRQADALARQAFDDPALDEEVPGEFGDSIAAMADSMETYTRELEAKTDELEAQSARLERLVDALSVATEAAQRGDLTATIDAEGLDVGTEHREVVEDFDALVGTLGDTVADIQSFADDVLATSRETDRRVADVAEHSAEVSSSVDEIAAGAAQQTDRLNDVAAEMDTLSASVEEIAASADDVAETAQSAADRGKAGREQVEETIEELHDLREQSRAVAETVASLADAVDRIDGITAVIEDIAEETNVLALNASIEAARTGAEGDGFAVVADEVKTLAAETSDQAGDISALVTEVTEQADEAVAAIDDVNDEVDEKIANAETVLREFDAIVDEVTDVNAAVQEISAATEQGAESTSDVALMVDEVGSVSEETAAEAQTVAAAADEQTAATDEVAERMAALAERTEDLAALLGEFEVLEDAGGGTDGDAGANSDGRTSAAATDGGPSAAFDWGE
- a CDS encoding DUF5789 family protein encodes the protein MADETDEDEEPAVELGEGEPVEGAPLSRVASRLTWAQQKSEVARKEGDSVVRTPDGSQKLEALLEDVDITYFETRREFEDAVREVVGTGPVPTE
- a CDS encoding DUF7139 domain-containing protein, which encodes MTSLGETYDRRAGEASQRRVYLGTGLFAAGALLVVGGILAGATGLLINNGFGQYESREIAGILAGLGVPAVFVGIFTVLPASRVQRAAAAVGAGLTVLGVMLFRATYPYLYVPNSGGVPSTATLAFVLVYAAGIITTFWCLFTAVATFKTRNDPGGSVTLTVTKDGETHTVEVPADDVESAREKLASGSFGGVGVFGGVEDPDERTRANASEPKPSSPSTQTESTPGASPSVSDGGAATDDIASPLDDAGDSPSAGGPTPDKYCGNCAHFEYAGNDGMQPYCGLYEEEMADMEACEWWERNDQ